A genomic stretch from Leptospira licerasiae serovar Varillal str. VAR 010 includes:
- a CDS encoding flagellar basal body-associated FliL family protein codes for MGDPEIDEEEGGLPAADAGAGSSPLIKWLIYIAGAVFGIIIVVLVSMFVAKQAATSTFREMKNVALVKPPPPLMTFQFQEEFRINTADKGETHFVKMKLSFGVARDDAKITAELAERIAQMRDLVNLIIGRKTKDDLIDVEDQLDLREEIKAQINHILSDGKIQEVYFTEFIVN; via the coding sequence ATGGGCGATCCCGAAATAGACGAGGAAGAAGGCGGTTTACCCGCGGCGGATGCCGGCGCCGGCTCGTCTCCGCTCATCAAATGGCTGATCTATATTGCCGGTGCCGTATTCGGAATTATCATAGTCGTACTTGTTTCCATGTTTGTTGCGAAACAGGCGGCGACTAGCACTTTCCGCGAAATGAAAAACGTGGCTTTAGTAAAACCTCCTCCGCCGCTCATGACCTTCCAATTTCAGGAAGAGTTCAGGATCAACACTGCGGACAAAGGAGAAACTCACTTCGTAAAGATGAAATTATCTTTCGGAGTGGCGAGAGACGACGCTAAGATCACTGCGGAACTTGCGGAAAGGATCGCTCAGATGAGAGACTTGGTAAACCTAATTATAGGTAGAAAAACCAAAGACGATCTGATCGATGTCGAAGATCAGTTAGATCTGAGAGAAGAGATCAAGGCTCAGATCAATCATATCCTCTCCGACGGAAAGATCCAAGAAGTTTACTTCACAGAATTTATCGTCAACTGA
- a CDS encoding thiolase domain-containing protein produces MREVAIIGAYETVHGNHKDRTLRDLVTEAGNGAIKDSGIDRKEIQAVYVGNYAGNEFNAQNTMGSYAANLLGLGDRPAIRTEGACASGGIAMRQGVLAVASGLYDTVLVLGVEKMNGLDPETTMEIVARGQDQDVEGGYCISGPSGFALNAIRHMHEFGTTKEMLATVAEKNYFHGSLNPFAHKQKEISFNNIMRARMVTTPFGFHDVSLVTDASAAVVITTKERAKSVRKDYVVVKGSGIGGDYFNVALKKDSVSFPASVQAATEAFKMAGVERKDIDVLECHDCFTITEIINIEDLGFVEKGKGGQFTKEGHTRLGGKLPVNTSGGLKAKGHPVGATGVGQVVEMTFQLRDQSEKRQVANARTALTHVLGGPGAVSIVHILQRGE; encoded by the coding sequence ATGAGAGAAGTAGCAATCATCGGGGCTTATGAAACGGTCCACGGCAATCACAAGGACAGAACTCTACGCGATCTAGTTACCGAAGCGGGTAACGGCGCCATCAAAGATTCAGGCATAGACAGAAAGGAAATCCAAGCCGTCTATGTTGGAAACTATGCCGGTAACGAGTTTAACGCTCAAAACACAATGGGATCTTATGCTGCCAATTTACTTGGACTAGGCGATCGACCTGCGATCAGAACTGAAGGAGCTTGTGCTTCCGGTGGGATTGCAATGAGACAAGGTGTTCTTGCCGTTGCCTCCGGTCTGTATGATACAGTTTTAGTTCTGGGCGTGGAAAAAATGAACGGTTTAGACCCGGAAACTACGATGGAAATCGTAGCAAGAGGCCAAGACCAAGATGTGGAAGGCGGGTATTGTATTTCAGGTCCTTCCGGTTTTGCGTTAAATGCCATCCGTCACATGCATGAATTCGGCACCACCAAGGAAATGTTGGCTACAGTTGCCGAAAAAAACTATTTCCATGGTAGCTTAAATCCATTCGCCCATAAACAAAAAGAGATTTCTTTTAATAATATCATGAGAGCCAGAATGGTCACCACTCCATTCGGTTTTCATGATGTTTCTTTGGTTACGGACGCTTCTGCTGCGGTTGTGATCACTACTAAAGAAAGAGCAAAATCCGTTCGTAAGGACTATGTGGTGGTAAAAGGTTCCGGGATCGGCGGAGATTACTTCAATGTTGCTCTTAAAAAAGATTCCGTTAGCTTTCCCGCTTCCGTTCAAGCAGCTACCGAAGCTTTTAAAATGGCCGGTGTAGAAAGAAAGGACATCGATGTTTTGGAATGTCATGACTGCTTCACGATTACCGAGATCATCAATATCGAAGATCTTGGCTTTGTGGAAAAAGGAAAGGGCGGCCAGTTCACTAAAGAAGGTCATACTCGACTGGGCGGAAAACTTCCTGTTAATACTTCAGGCGGTTTGAAAGCGAAAGGTCATCCGGTTGGCGCTACTGGCGTTGGTCAGGTTGTGGAGATGACTTTCCAACTCAGAGACCAATCTGAAAAAAGACAAGTTGCAAATGCTCGCACCGCTTTAACTCACGTTTTAGGCGGCCCGGGTGCAGTTAGTATAGTGCATATTCTGCAGAGGGGGGAATAA
- the motB gene encoding flagellar motor protein MotB: protein MAKQKCPECIQNIPEYMLTYGDMVTLLLCFFIMLYRTGKTNAIEMQIILSAFKTTTGFFDGGQTLSKGKLEEMGMNIESLPSMTTGKALSKSKKTATELFKPEIEAGKVRVTEDERGLVISLVGADYFNPGSAILQEPIKSTLKKASGLIKGLERFVRVEGHCDADAVLPGANPNREERTYLNNWDLAGARAINSTDYIVGVGKLDPSWFQAVSFGSYRPLVVENQGTPEAKAFNRRIDIVILTEKSTKRSEYESNFGLPKSRVPGSESSTESGL from the coding sequence ATGGCAAAACAGAAATGTCCAGAATGTATCCAAAATATTCCAGAGTATATGCTTACTTATGGAGACATGGTTACGCTTCTTCTTTGTTTCTTTATTATGTTATACCGTACAGGTAAAACGAACGCGATAGAGATGCAGATCATTCTATCCGCGTTCAAAACCACCACCGGATTTTTTGACGGCGGTCAAACTCTCTCCAAAGGAAAATTGGAAGAGATGGGAATGAACATAGAAAGTCTGCCATCCATGACTACGGGAAAGGCGCTTTCTAAATCCAAAAAGACAGCCACAGAATTATTTAAACCTGAGATAGAAGCAGGTAAAGTTCGAGTAACGGAAGACGAAAGAGGTCTTGTGATCAGTTTAGTGGGAGCGGATTATTTTAATCCCGGCTCCGCAATCTTACAGGAGCCGATCAAGAGCACTTTAAAAAAGGCCAGCGGGCTTATTAAAGGTTTGGAAAGATTCGTAAGGGTAGAAGGTCACTGTGATGCTGATGCGGTGCTTCCCGGCGCAAATCCGAACAGAGAAGAAAGAACATACTTAAACAACTGGGATCTTGCCGGGGCCAGAGCGATCAACTCCACGGATTATATCGTAGGGGTAGGAAAGTTGGATCCGAGTTGGTTCCAGGCGGTGAGTTTCGGATCCTATCGACCTTTGGTAGTAGAGAACCAAGGGACTCCGGAAGCAAAAGCATTCAATAGAAGAATTGATATCGTAATTTTAACGGAAAAATCCACCAAACGAAGCGAATACGAATCCAACTTCGGCCTACCAAAGAGCCGCGTTCCGGGTTCGGAATCTTCCACCGAAAGTGGATTATAG
- a CDS encoding Zn-ribbon domain-containing OB-fold protein, producing MAEIMEAHSLTGKKCKSCGFEATDPVVSCTSCGSDDVEPKTFSGKGKVYTYTVVHVGFGHLAPRAPYVLAVIELEEGAKTMSIIEGEYQGKPVTESIAIDMPVLFDRTETSTGFIFKPA from the coding sequence ATGGCTGAGATCATGGAAGCTCATTCTTTAACGGGAAAAAAATGCAAATCCTGCGGATTCGAAGCTACCGATCCTGTAGTTTCTTGCACAAGCTGCGGATCTGATGATGTGGAGCCTAAAACTTTTTCCGGCAAGGGAAAAGTTTATACTTACACAGTGGTCCATGTAGGCTTCGGACATTTAGCTCCAAGAGCGCCTTATGTTCTTGCGGTTATCGAGTTGGAAGAAGGTGCAAAGACGATGAGTATTATCGAAGGTGAATACCAGGGCAAACCGGTTACTGAATCTATCGCGATCGATATGCCTGTCCTTTTCGATAGGACGGAAACTTCTACGGGATTTATTTTTAAACCCGCTTGA
- a CDS encoding STAS domain-containing protein, which produces MSDEFKINVDLEPNVPVIHISGEITSEADDEILGKYQSIPEQRRNRVILNFHGTSYINSAGLATLISLITKASESSAKIEFAGLNDHFRKVMDIVGLTDFVLIHNTLQEALS; this is translated from the coding sequence ATGTCTGACGAATTCAAAATAAACGTGGATCTTGAACCTAACGTTCCGGTAATCCATATCTCTGGAGAAATTACCTCCGAGGCGGACGACGAAATTTTAGGAAAATACCAGTCCATACCGGAACAACGTAGGAATAGAGTAATTTTGAATTTCCACGGAACGTCTTACATCAATTCGGCGGGACTTGCTACTTTGATCAGTTTGATCACCAAAGCAAGTGAATCTTCTGCCAAAATCGAATTTGCGGGTCTAAACGACCATTTCCGAAAAGTAATGGATATCGTCGGTCTTACCGATTTCGTTCTGATCCATAACACTCTGCAAGAAGCTCTTAGTTAA
- the kdsB gene encoding 3-deoxy-manno-octulosonate cytidylyltransferase, whose product MTKPKILGVIPARYGSSRFPGKPLAKIGNLPMIAWTYKNSLKSSLLHDVVVATDDERILKVVLDNGGKAVMTSADHPSGTDRIREVALKYPDSGIIINIQGDEPGIESELIDGVAKLKLERPDWAMSTAAVLLEEKEIHDPNRVKVVLDKNGKALYFSRSAIPSQFKKTVPAYRHLGIYGYDRDFLLGYPELPPSALEESESLEQLRAMEAGHSIGVYIASRAALSVDTPEDLELVVEDFKKKGLIS is encoded by the coding sequence ATGACAAAACCGAAAATCCTAGGGGTTATACCCGCAAGATACGGAAGTTCCCGATTCCCTGGCAAACCATTGGCCAAGATCGGGAACCTTCCTATGATCGCCTGGACATATAAGAATTCTCTAAAGTCTTCTCTTCTCCATGATGTTGTAGTCGCCACAGACGACGAAAGGATCTTAAAAGTAGTTTTAGATAACGGTGGTAAGGCGGTAATGACTTCCGCGGACCATCCTTCCGGGACGGATCGGATCAGAGAGGTTGCGCTCAAATATCCAGACTCCGGAATTATAATCAATATCCAAGGCGACGAACCTGGAATAGAATCTGAACTCATTGACGGAGTAGCTAAGCTCAAGCTGGAAAGACCGGATTGGGCGATGAGCACCGCAGCGGTTTTATTGGAAGAAAAAGAAATCCATGATCCGAACAGGGTCAAGGTGGTCTTAGATAAAAACGGAAAAGCGCTCTACTTCTCCCGTTCTGCAATTCCTAGCCAATTTAAAAAAACGGTCCCTGCTTATCGACATCTCGGAATTTACGGATACGATAGGGACTTCTTATTAGGATATCCGGAACTTCCCCCAAGCGCTTTGGAAGAATCGGAATCGCTCGAACAATTAAGAGCAATGGAAGCAGGGCATTCCATCGGAGTGTATATCGCAAGCCGGGCAGCATTGAGCGTAGACACACCGGAAGACCTGGAATTAGTAGTCGAAGATTTTAAGAAAAAGGGACTGATCTCTTAA
- a CDS encoding glucose 1-dehydrogenase, giving the protein MAKQFEGKVALVTGAASPRGLGRAIANTIAKDGGDVVVVDLNKEHIEQAAAEIAKEFGVKTLGIPVNVTKPEDCEAAINAVKEKFGKLDFLVNNAGVLKDNLFIRMSEQEFDFVMDVNAKGVFLMTKYASKLLLKAPSGRIVNISSLSGLSGQPGQANYSSSKAAVIALTKVAAREFSGRNVLVNAVCPGYVQTDMTASLPEEVQKKLTDPMFIPLKRPGTQQEIANAVEFFLSDKASYITGVFLRVDGGAGIGM; this is encoded by the coding sequence ATGGCAAAACAATTCGAAGGTAAAGTTGCATTAGTTACGGGAGCTGCATCTCCCCGAGGTTTAGGTCGCGCTATCGCCAATACTATCGCCAAAGACGGCGGAGATGTGGTCGTAGTAGACTTAAATAAGGAGCATATCGAGCAAGCAGCGGCTGAGATCGCTAAAGAATTCGGCGTTAAAACCTTAGGTATTCCGGTAAATGTCACTAAGCCGGAAGATTGCGAGGCTGCAATCAATGCAGTTAAAGAGAAATTCGGTAAACTGGACTTCTTAGTTAATAATGCAGGTGTTCTGAAAGATAATCTTTTTATCAGAATGAGCGAGCAAGAGTTTGATTTCGTGATGGATGTGAATGCGAAAGGTGTGTTCTTAATGACCAAGTATGCTTCTAAACTTCTTTTAAAAGCTCCTTCCGGTAGGATCGTAAACATCTCTTCTCTTTCAGGTCTTTCAGGCCAACCTGGACAAGCAAACTATTCTTCGTCCAAAGCCGCTGTGATCGCTCTTACTAAAGTTGCTGCAAGAGAATTCTCCGGTAGAAACGTTTTAGTAAATGCAGTTTGCCCTGGTTATGTGCAAACAGACATGACTGCCTCTCTTCCGGAAGAAGTTCAGAAAAAACTTACCGATCCTATGTTCATTCCTTTAAAAAGACCTGGTACTCAGCAAGAGATCGCTAACGCAGTGGAATTCTTTCTTTCTGATAAAGCTTCTTATATCACCGGTGTTTTCCTTCGTGTAGACGGCGGCGCCGGTATCGGAATGTAA
- a CDS encoding c-type cytochrome, with product MKTRAILISLFVSILSLIFLLNCGDKEKPKEEAAPVASTATLSPEVEEGKKLFLENGCNACHGDTGAGDGAAAASLNPKPRNYKAPANEWKNGPTEAGILKTLNNGIPSNPVMTSYKFLGDEKLKKIAKYIIYLNQN from the coding sequence ATGAAGACTCGGGCAATCCTGATTTCCCTTTTTGTTTCCATTCTCTCCCTCATCTTCCTATTGAACTGCGGAGATAAAGAAAAACCGAAAGAAGAAGCTGCACCTGTAGCAAGTACCGCGACTTTAAGTCCGGAAGTAGAAGAAGGTAAAAAACTTTTTCTTGAAAACGGCTGTAACGCATGTCACGGAGATACTGGTGCTGGGGACGGAGCTGCTGCGGCTAGCTTGAATCCAAAACCTAGAAATTACAAAGCACCTGCAAATGAATGGAAAAACGGTCCTACAGAAGCGGGAATTTTGAAAACTTTGAATAACGGAATTCCAAGCAACCCTGTAATGACTTCCTACAAGTTCTTAGGTGACGAAAAACTTAAAAAAATTGCTAAGTATATAATTTACCTAAACCAAAATTAA